GCTGGGCATCGACACCAAGAAGGAATATGGATACAAGGTCATAGAGCCCATCATCCAGCTTCGAAAGAGCGGCGTGAGATCTGTGGGCAAGGTTCTGGGACTTCCTGAGGAGATCTTCAAGAGCCCGCCCTTCCCCGGACCTGCCTTGGCCACCAGGGTCATTGGAGAGGTCACGCCCGAGAGGGTCGCCACCGTCAGAAAAGCCACGGTGATAGTCGAGCAGGAGCTCAAGGGAATAGGGGCTTTCCAGTATCTCGCCATTCTGCACGAGGACCGTGTGACGGGGATTCGTGACAAGAAGCGCGACTTCGGGCTTCAGATCGAGATCAGGTGCTGGGACAGCACCGATGCGGTCAACGCGACGCCCACGAACCTGCCGTTCGAGAAGCTCACCCGCCTGGCAAACAGGATAACCGCTGAGGTGCCTGGGGTAGTGAGCGTCACATACAACCTCGCGACCAAGCCGCCCTCGACCATTGAGGCTATCTAGAGGGCATTGCTTCTCGGTGAGATCCAGGGAACATGAGGACCTGGTCTCACCTTTTTCAATTCTATGAAGACCTAGCGGTTGGCGTCATACGAATGAGGAGGCGCGATCCCCAAGCATTTGAGAACGGGATTGATTTAATATGAGATGATTTCCTAATATACGCAGGGGATTGAATGGTTATTGCATACATATTGGTGACCTCCCGCGAACCTCCTTCCTGCAACTCGTTCAACGTTAGAGATCAGCTTCTCAAGTTGGACATCGTCAAGGAAGCCCACGTGGTATTCGGGCAGTACGATCTTATCGTCAAGGCTGAGATCTCAAATCTGGATGATCTGAAGAAGCTCATCTTCGAGGATATCCGTTCCAATGAGTGCGTTCAGACGACGACCACCCTTTCAGTCATTCCGTGAGCCGTCAGTGGACTGCTTTGCATCAAGGCCGCGATCAGGAAGGAGTTCCAGAGAATCTTCTCCGTTCACCACTTTTCCCTATGGGTCAGTTGCTTGATATCCACCCTCCCTGGTTTCGACCTTCTATCCCTACCAGGTTTGCCCACTGTCAACAGGACGATCGGTCTTACATGATCAGGAAGTTTAAGGATCTCTGAAACAATGGCTTCATCGAAGCACCCTACCCAGCAGCTTCCGTAACCCTTGCTCACAAGATACAGCTCCATGTAAGAGACAGAGGAGGCGACATCCTGCAGCACGTACAGCTCCTTCCCCCGGTCCTGATATTGGGTCTCGATCTTTGACATGTTCGCACAACAAACGATCACCGCCGGAGCTTCGGCCAGGAATTTCTGGCCAAAGGCTGCGCTCGCGAGGGCCTTCTTCTTCTCCTTGTCGACCACGATGATGAAATCTCTCGCCTGCAGGTTGCCCGCTGAAGGTGCTCTATTGCCGATTTTCAAAGTCTCGTTTATGATATAATCCGAGAGCGCGTCAGGCTTGTACTTCCTCACCGAAGTGCGTGCATCCACGCATTCATCGAAGCTTTTAGATGGTTTGGAGTACACCCTATCTGGTTCTATCTCGGATGATGGTGGCATGAGCTTCACGACCACGTCTGCGACTTCGTCGGCGCTCGCTCTCATCATCAGTGGCATCGACTCTATACCGGTCTCCTTCAGTTCCATCTTATTGAAGCTCGTGAAGAAGAGAACCCTGGGATTGGTCTCGAGATCGCATATCACCTCTAGCAGATCATCCTTCACCCTGACCCTGGAGAGATCGTCGATCTCGACCATTTCCTCAATCTCATAGCGAGGTGACTTCCAGGGAACTCCCTTTCTCTTCACCTTGATCCTTCTCAGGAATGCCAATCGCTGATCCGTTACCGCGAGAGCACCCTCTATGAACCCTTCCCATATTGAGGAGTAGATGTCGATCAGTTCTGTCTCAAGAGGTCCGCTTATGACTGGTAGATTAATGTTCTTGAATATCTCCTCGACTTTGATCTGGAAGGCACTGTAGACCTGCACCAGTTCCTCGTCTTCCCTCAGATCAATGATTCTCGCAAACATCCCGAGCAAGTCCATTGACTCTATAGAGGTCATCTTAACACCGATAATAATATTGTAATTAACACCTAATAGACCCTTGCATTGGTGGTCAATGGAAAACTTGATTTTACAATGGTGACCGTATCCAACTTGGACCTATGTCTTCCACTTGTCCCGGTTGGTCAACCCGATTATCAGGTAAATAACACCGAGGGCGGTTATTCCTAGCAACGCCCAAGTGACGATTACTGAGAGGACGATCCCCATTGGGGCAAAGATAATTCCGAGGATGAAAAAGGCCCTGTAGTCCGGCTCCACCGCTCCCTCCTTTCTCTTCTTCCAGAGGAAGATTACCAAGAATAATCCAAGAAGGGTCAACAAACCAGCAACTATCAGAAGTATCAGAATCCAATCGGTCATTGCTCTTCCTCCTGTCGGGGTTAATGACGTACAATCTACTAAATGTTGCCCTGAACGCAAATCTGTCTACTGGGCGGTCAACTGTCTTGAGCGGATACCTCGTTTTCACCGTCGATCGCGAACTGGTAGACGGTTCCGCTGTCTACAATGAAGAACACGTCTTTTTCTGAGATCCTGGTGTGGAATATCCTCAGGAAGTAGTCATTCGCCAGTTTGCTCAGGTCATTGATGGAACTCAAGGTCTGCTTGGGCATTTGGGGTATGTCTTTGTCGTCAGGTCCTCCAAAAGAAGGGCGGTCGAGTCATTTACAGTACTGTTCCGAAAACTCTGGGTTGGCTCTAGATCATACCAAGTGGATACATATTAGGGGGAATGATGAGAAGAAAGAGATTTCATCAGCGATGTGGCCGACAACTTCAAGACGACGACCGAGAACCCATTTTGCCACCATTTGAATTGACAATCGACATCTCTAATGAGATCGCTTTGCTATGTCCGTTCTAAGTAGATCAAATTCTTATGATGTGAACTGAGGACCGCAGAAAGTCCCGAAAAGCCTCGGTCTTCAAGAAAAACATTGCTAAATATTAGTTGTCAAATGAACTGCTCACCGTGCCTATTCGATGAAGTGACTACCCATACGATGCAAGTACGGTGCTCGGAGATATCCAAATGACCGACACTATGGAACCTATCGAGGAGAATGAACAGGATTCGGTAGTAAAGGAAAGGCTGGAGAAGATCAGGAAAGTATACGGTTTTACACCCCTGGTGTCCGAGGTCCTCTCTGAACGGGGCGATATTTTCATTCCATTCACGGATCTCACTGCGAGCGTATTCTTCAGACCTAAGCACCTGGACCAGAAGACCGTCGAGCTGGCGGCGATAAGCAGCGCTGCCGCGCTGGCAAGCGAGCACTGTCTCGGTGTCCACATCGAGCAGGCCAAGAGTCTCGGAGTCACCGAGGAGGAGATCTTCGAGGCCATGATGGTGGGCTCCATGATGTCCATGAATCGGAGCCAGTCGATCGCTTTCAGGAAGTTCAAGGATTCTCGATCGAGAGAGGAATAATGGCCTTGTTGAGACTCAGTACCAGCCTCCGATCGATAAAGCTTCGAAAAGGGGTGGCCGGTGATCGTGCGAGTTGGGTTGGAAAAGAAGATTGTGCTTCATTTCAATCACTTCATGGTCTTGAGGGAGACAATGGATCTTGAGAGGATCTTCAACCCCCGATAGCTGCCACCCAATGGGGACGTCGAAGGCTCTCCCGTCCCCAAGGTCATCATTTTGTGATGTGTTACATCGGCACGATTTTTCATGCTCACCAATATTTTATACAAGCCAGCCCTATCTTGCCCTGTGGTGTCAGAGGATATCACCCAACTGGACCATACGGTGGTCGATGAATTCTCCATTTCCTACGATGAACGTTTGAAAAGGCATGAGAAGCTTCTGACCGAGATCACCTCTCAAGCGTTGAAATCTCCCATTTATTCTGATCGCATAAGGCAGCTGTCCTCCCTAGAAGAGCTTAGCTCCCTACCTTTGACCTCATACGAATTCATTTTGGAACGCACCGAAAAGGAAGGTCTGGATAAAGTCCTGCTGGCTCCCATAGTGCAGTGCTTTCACACTTCAGGTTCAACTGGAGAACCTAAGCGTTTCTATTATGGAGAAGAGGACATCCATCGCATCGCATTCGAATACGCCATGATGTCCCGGATCATTGGTGTCAAGCCTGGACAGAAGGCGTGGAACCTGGGAGGACGTCTTCCCGACCTCTCCGGTTACTTTCTGATCGAGGTGGGTAAGATACTGCATATGGACGATAGTATCTCCACCCTTCTAAAGGACGATAAGGATCTGATCAAGGCACTTCGACGGATTTCCTCTGAAAAGGATATAGACATCATGGCCAGTGGTGCCCTCATAATTTACCTGATCGGAAGGATGAGCCAGGAACCTTTTTTCCTCAGTGGTTTGGTCGAGGATAAGGCCATCAGAACGTACCACCTCCCCAGACCGCTGGCAAAGCTCGCCAGACGGATCTACCTGAGGGGGATAGATATGGGTGCACTGAAGGACATCACCGATAATGTTACTATAGCCATCTCATACGCCGAGGCGCTTAATCCATACATGGGGGAGTTGGAGAAGTGCTACCCCCGCCTCCGTATCTACGATGTTTACGGAAGCACGGAAAATCCCATCACGGCCGCTCAGATCGATCTCTCGATCAACGGCTTGAGCATCTTCCTCAACACGCTCATTCCCGAGATCGCCTCACCGGAGGATGTGCTCAAGGGCAAGGAAGACCCCCAGTACAGGGTCGAGGGGGTTCTGTGGCATGATTGGAAGCCTGGGATGAAAGGGGAACTCCTCATCACCCGCCAGGGGCAGTGCCTTCCTCTGGTGCGCTACCCTACTGGAGATACCATCGAAGTTCTGGATTCCGCTCACGAGATCGAGGTCGAGGTGAACGGCGTACCACTTGCGCTAAAGCTCCCTCTAATCAGGGTCCTGGGCAGATCGGTGGAGACATTGGACTTCGAAGCACAAGATGAGTCGGGCAACTTCTTGGGGATCAAGATCTATTCAAGGTATGTCAACGAAGCCCTTCACCGCTCCAGCAACGTTAAATGGTGGGAACTCTACAATATTCGAGAGATGCCAGCCCGCCTGGCTCTGGTGGTCATCCCTGAATCTGGCCCAGCGGATGTCGAGCGGTTCAAGAACGAGGTGGTACGCCGCCTCACCGAGGAGCATTCGGACCTGCCTCAGTCATTTCAGATCGCCAATGATCTGAAGAAGCTGGAGGTCATCGTTCTGTCTCCCCAGGACTACAACGTGATCCAGGCAGAGATAGACCGGCGAATCAAAGAAGGACGTTCCTATGGACAATTGAAGCCCAAGCACATCTATGTGATGTCGACCGATGAGGAGTTCAAGAGCGTCATGCGCGATAAATATGGAAGATAGAGAACTGGATCTCGATCGTTCTGCCTATTCGTGGTCCATGATGGCTCGATCAGTGAATTCTGAACATCCTACCAAATCGGATGCGACATGTTCACCAGGGAGCTCATCGAGAAATAGATTGAGGAATCGATCCATGATGTTGGCCTCAATCGCAGAATCGCAGTAGCTGAGGCTCAAGGTCATGGTTTGGCGGAAGGTGCTCACACCCATTCCTATGTTGGGAGGGTAGAGAGTTGGTCCCAGCATCTGGAGGTCCTTGACGGGAACATGACCGAAATCGACCGCCTCGGGATCGATCATGCCCAGGTTCGAAAGGGCAGGATGAGCGATCTTGAAGTTGGTGTACTCTTTCAGCTTTCTCAAGAAGAATGTGCCTGGAAGTAGGGCCAACTCTAGAAGTAACATCTCTGCCAGCTCCACCCGGTCTCTCTTCTTCTTGTCCATATCTTGGTGGACTCTTTGCAAGGTTTCCTCAAAGCTCTCATCATCCCTTCGATCGATGGTAAGGAAGTAGACCGCCGAGATGTCGCTGATGATCTTTTCCCTCCCTTCGGGAAGGTACCGGCGTAGGTTGGTCGGAGCCTCCACCCTGAGGCGCCTATTCAGCGGTGGATCACAGATTATGAAGAGAGAACGGCAGAAGGCGGTGAGGAGCACGTCGTTCATTGTGACCCCCTTTTCCCTAGCGTATGAACGAATGATGGCCAAACGTTCTGGCCCAATCTGCCTGATGGTCAAGGTCTGCCTGGACAGGTCATCACTGATTCTCGAAATTCCCCAGCCCGACCCTGGCTTCTGAATCCGAGAGAGGGCCCTGATTGCAGGGAGGAGACCAGTCTGCTTCAGCACTTGACGGGGTCCCTGGCGGCCACTTGTGTTGGCCTTGGGGCAATAATGTGGATTCTCCTCAAGTTCTCGGTACAACGAGGCGAGCAGAGAGAGATAGTGGATGGCTCCACCCCCATCTATGGCCACATGGTTGGATCTGATGCATAGGATATCGCAATCCGACCGGAACAATCCTACCCGGATCTGGGGAGCTTTCTCCGGCAGCACCGGTTCGATCATGAAGTCGAAGAGGTCAAGATCGGAAGGCAAGCACTCGACCATGGTGAAAAAACTTGACCAGTCCTTCTCGTCTACCAGTTGCCAATAGGGGCGCCATCGATCGTCCACGAATCGATACCCAAGCATCGGCTCGGCCTCAATGGTAAGTCTCGCAGCCCTGGCGAGACGTCCCTCGTCAACATGACCGTCGAAGAATACAAGGATGCGGGCCTGTCCATCCATATCGACGGTCCCCAGGTTCATGATCTGGTCGATCGAGGAAGAAGCGATCCTCTGGGGCAATTCGACATGATCATTGTCCTTGGCCTTGAATCTAGGAAGAATGTGGCATACCTCCCTCAGCACTAGTGGCAACTGGCCGAACGGGCCAATGAGATTAATGCATTGCAATCGATAAATAGATGATTCAAATTATTCGGCAATCGATCATGTTGACGCTCACATCATTATTTCGACAGTCTTTATATGTGACATATTATATCAAAAACCGAAAAAAGAGGTATTTGATGCCCATCATCAGTTGTAAAGACCTTACAAAGACCTACATCACAGGCAATATCCGAGTGGAAGCCCTGAGAGGGATCACTCTGGAGATCAAGAAAGGGGAGATGGTGGCCATCATGGGCCCCTCCGGATGCGGAAAGACCACCCTCCTGAACTGCCTATCCGGCCTTGATGAGGTTACCTCTGGGAAGATCTGGGTAGAGGACATCGACCTTACCACACTCGACGACAATCAGAAGACTAATTTCCGTGCCAACCGAATGGGTTTCGTTTTTCAATTCTACAATCTGCTGCCTGTGCTCTCAGCTACCGAAAACGTGGAGCTTCCCCTGCTAATATGTGGGTCCAAGGACAACGAGGCCCGGAGTAGGGCCCAGCAACTACTTGACCGGGTCGGTCTGAAGGAAAGGGCGACACAGCGACCAGCCGCCCTCTCTGGTGGAGAAAGGCAAAGGGTCGCCATTGCCCGTGCCCTGGTAAATAATCCCGCAATCGTGTTCGCCGATGAGCCCACCGGTGATCTGGACAAGAAAACAGCAGAAGGTGTTGTCTCACTGCTCAGGCAGTTGAACAAGGAGCAGGAGCAGACCTTTGTCCTCGTCACCCACGACCCCGAGGTAGGAGCAAGCTGCGATAGGATCATCCACATGAGGGACGGACTCATAATGAACGATGGCGGAACGGACGGGATATCTCAGAAAATCGAAGAAACGGGGTGAGACTGTGACGCGCTTGAGTATGGCCATCGTTTCCCTTATTCTCGTCATACTCTTCATCGACGCACTTCTCATGCTTTCCTTTCCCGACGCCCTATTGGTTGGGATAGCCCTGATAGTCGTATTCATTCTGATCGATGCCCGCTGGAATCGAGTTCTCTTCCTGATGGGAAGGCGCAACATCCTCAGGAGGAAGGGCACAACTGCTCTCGTGGTGTGCGGGCTCATGGTGGGAACCGCAATAATCTCGGCATCGTTCGTGGTGGGAGACACCCTGGACAACATGATCGTAGGGGAGACGACCAAGGGAAGCGCTGGGGTAGACTTCGTGATCGAATCTCCAGGTGAGCAAGGCACTAGGCTATTCAATGACACTGTCATGACCTCGCTCGAGGATGACCTCTTAGGCATCGACAATGTCCAATTCGTCCAATCTTTCGTGGAGTCTTCCGCTAGCGTGCTCGACAACGAGACCCAGCTCTCCAATGCGGATGTACGATTCATGGGGCTTACCCCTGGTCTTCTATCGTCCTATAGCCTCGTCGATCAGAGCGGAGAGCAGATCTCCAGCGTGCCTAATGAAGGGGAGGCGTATATCAATGGGAAGCTCGCCACCGAATTGGACGCAGCACAGGGGGATCACCTTACACTGTTCACCGGGAACACTAGTTTGAACCTCGTTGTTCAGCGCATAGCAAAGTATGAGCAGCTGGGCAGCTTTGATCTCGAACCCCATGTATACCTGGACCTGGGCACCGCGCAGAATCTCACCGGTCACCCTGATCATAAGAACATACTGTTCGTTTCGCTAGGAAGCCATCAGATATCCGATATCGACAAGGCCAGAGAGGACATCAACTCGACCTTGCAGACATACCAGGTGGAAGGGTTCAAGATCACTGAGGACAAGCAGCAATCGATCGAAGATGGGTTGGAGAACATGGCCACCTATACCAGCCTCTTCTTCATGCTAGGGTCCTTCTCCGTCATAGCCGGCATCGTTCTCATTGCCAACATCTTCACCATGCTGGGAGAGGAGCGAAAGAGCGAGATGGGCATTTCCCGGGCCATTGGCATGAAGAGGTCCCACCTTATTCGTGTGTTCACCTATGAGGGGATGCTGTATGCGGCCATGGCCGCGGGGATTGGCACTCTAGCTGGGCTTGCGCTTGCCTATGTTCTCGTTTCCATGGCCGCAGGCGTCTTCAACCTCGGCGACTTCCCACTTGCCGAGTACTTCACCTTCACTCCCTTCTCGCTGGCAATAGCGTATCTCATAGGCTTCCTGCTCACCCTCTTGGTGGTCTACATCGCGACCAGGAGGATATCCACACTCAACATCGTGAGGGCGATTAGGAACATACCCGAGCCACCTCTGGCCCGCAATGATCGCAGGAGCCTAATGATGGGAATAGTACTCTGCTTGGGCGGAGCTGCCTTGGTCATCATGGGGGTGCTTATGGAGTCGCAGCTGTTCTGCATGGGCGGTCTATCTTGCGTAACGATATCCCTTGGATTCCTGCACAGGGAGTTGCTGGGGGACAGGATAGCATGGAACATGGCGGCTATAGCCACACTGATCATCTGGCTTCCCCTGCCCTTTGAGATCTTTCCTTACGAGGGGTTCATCGAGCTCTTCGTCCTGGCTGGAATCTTCATGGTGAGCGCAGCCCTCATACTGGTGATGTTCAACTCCAACGGCATCATCTGGTTCTTCACCAAGATCTTGAGGGCGAGGAAAGGGTACCGGGCGGTGATCAAGACAGCCATATCGTACCCGCTCAAGTCGAAGTTCCGCACCGCCCTGAGCGTTTTCATCTTTGGCCTGGTGATCTTCACTGTCACCACCCTATCCGTGATGTCAGGCATCCTGGGTGTGGGCATCCCCAAGATGGCCGCTGAGACCTCCGGGGGGTTCGACATCATCGCCTTCACCAACCCATCCACGCCTCTGGAGGAAGGACTATGGGATTACACCAACACATCCTCCTCGTTCCTTGACGGAGCGAACATCACCAACGTGGTATCGTTGGATTCTGGAAGAGGCTTGATGAACAGTCTAGTAGAGACCTCTTCTGGCGAATTCATACGCAATGAAACACCCTATAATATCTTGGGTTTCGAAAGCACCTTGATAACCGAGGGTAAATACTGGCTGGCAGACTGGAACAAGGACAGATTCGCCTCGGAAAAGGAGGTGTGGGATGCCGTACTGGCCGATACCAGTCTGGTGATCGTCGACGGAAGCATGCTGATAAGCGAGATGTCCGACTTCATGCCTGGACCCCGAGCTGAGATCGGGGACGAGATCTCGGTAACGACATCCAATGGAACATATTCCTTCACTGTCGTGGGCATCATGAAGCAGCCTGTTTTGACCGGCATGTTCGTCAGTCATGAGTTCACAGGGCAAAGTATGAACATCCGCTATTCTGGAGTGTACCTGATCAAAATTGAGGAGGGTCTGGATGTGGATAGGCAGGCAGCCTTGCTGGAGAGAGAGTTCCTCGCCTACGGGATGCAGACCATTCCGGTGGACACCGTGGCCAAAGAGATCGTTCAGCAGATCAACGGCGTGTTCACCCTGTTCAGGGCGTTCCTCGGTCTAGGTTTGATCATAGGAATCTCTGGTCTGGGGATCATCACAATACGCTCCATTCGTGAAAGAAGGCTGGAGATAGGAATGATGCGCGCCATCGGCTACACCAAGAGGATGGTGGTCACTAACTTCGCCCTGGAATCCTCGTTCATCTCCTTCTTGGGTATCGTTCTGGGCTCTCTCTTAGGGATATCCGTGGGCTACACTGTGTATTTGGAGGCATTCCAGGAGATCGGATATGATTTTGTCATTCCCTGGGGAGAGATCATCATTGTGGGCATCGGAGCGTTCCTAGCAACTCTGCTGAGCGTCTTTCCGGCCGCCAGGGGAGCAAGCAAGGTCAGTCCCGCTGAGGTGTTGAGGTTCGAGTAAGGCCTCTATGGTCCCAGGACCCTGAGGGGAATGTTCGACGCCACCTGGGAAGGACACTGACCGGTTATCGCCTTCTAGACCTTCTTCCCCCGTGCCAGGGAGGTGAACCCCCCAATCATCGCTATCCCAGCTGACACCAGGAACGCAGCCCTGAGCCCCTCGACGAATGCTGATGCGTCGATACCGATATCCATGGGAAGACCCGAGAACAGACCGGAGAGGCTTGCCATCCCCGCGATGCTGGCCACGATCGCACCCATGATGGCCAGGCTCATCGACTGACCCACGAACCGCATGGTGGCGACGGTCCCCGATGCCACCCCGAGTTGCCTCCTCTCGACCGAGCCCATGACCGCGCTGGTGTTGGGGGAGGAGAACATCCCCATCCCCAGGCCGATGATGACGAGCCCCATCACCACGAACCACACTGGAGAAGAGAGCCCGATGAAGCTCAACCATAGCAGCCCGAAGGCGATTATGAACATCCCACCGGAAGCGAGAGATCTTGACCCCAGCTTATCAGAGAGCCACCCGGCGAAGGGGGAGAGAACGGCCATCGTGACCGGCATGGTCAGAAGGATGGTGCCGGCCTCCAGGACGGTCAGGTCAAGCACCTGCTGCAGGTAGAAGGAGATCATGAAGGAGACCCCGAAGTAGGAGGCGTAGTTCAGAAGGGCGGAGAGGTTGGCGTACGCGAACAGTCTGTTGTGGGTGAAGAGCCTCAGATCCAGGAGGGCCCGTTGCCCCATCCTCCTCTCGACGAGGATGAATCCGATCCAGCACAGCCCCGAGATCAGGATCAGCATCACGCTCTCCAAGCCGATCCACCCCCACTGCTCCCCCAGGGTCAGCTCCACAAGGAGAGTAGAAAGAGCCACAGAGAACAGGACAAGCCCGGCCACATCGAATCGCTCCCGGCCGGTCTCGAGCTTCGATTCCCTCATGATGATCATGGCCAGGGCAATCACCAGGATCCCGATGGGGATGTTGATGTAGAAGATCGACTGCCATCCGAAGGCGTGGGTGAGGATGCCTCCCAACGGGGGACCGAGGGAAAGCCCGACATAGACTGCCATCACATTGACCCCCAGTGCCTTACCCCTCTCCTCTTTGGGGAACACGTCGGTCACGATGGCGGTGGCGGTGGCCCCGATGAACGCCGCCCCTATCCCCTGCATGATCCGGAAAACGATCAGCTCTGCACCGGTCTGGGAGAGGCTGCAGAGCAGCGAGCCGAGAACGAATATCAAGAATCCGCCCACGAACACCGGTTTCCTGCCCCGGATGTCCGAGAACCGCCCCATGGTCAGGATCAACACTGAGAGGGCAAGCAGGTACGCAGTGGGCACCCAGATGATCTCGGCGTAGTCCATGCTCAGATCCTGGGCGATGGTGGGGAGCGAGACACTCACGATGGTGCTGTCCAGAGGTGCCATCATGGCACCTATGGAGGTGATGAGAAGAACAATGCGTCGATATCTCCGATCGTCGTCCGTTCACCCAGCCCCCTTCCTCAGGTCGCTGACCGAGAGAGTATTAGGTGCAGATTAAGATTCGGAATCCCCGCATGGACCTGTGACGAGCGCATCGACCTCTTGATGAAGGGGGGAATGACCGTTAATGAGGAGTACCTCAAAGTGTATGTCGAGGAGGAGTACATGGACCTCGACAGCCTCTTCGATCCGAGATCGATCGCGGTCATCGGTGCATCCGGCAGGCAGGGAAGCGTGGGCTACATCTACCTCGATTCCATCGTGAGCAGTGGATACGAAGGGAAGGTCTATCCCGTCAATCCAAGGTATGATGAGCTTCTTGGCCTGCAATGCTACGATTCCATCGAGTCCATTGGGAATGTGGACCTTGCGGTCATTGCGACGAACAAGATGGTGGCCATCGACCTATTGGAGAATTGTGCCAATGTGGGAGTGAAGGCGGCGGTCATTCCCACCGGCGGATTCGAGGAGGTCGGGGAGGAGGGGGCGGAGCTCGAACGCAAGATCCGGGAAATCGCCTCCGAGAATGGAATGGCCTTGCTTGGTACCAACACCCTGGGCTTCATCAACAATCACATCGGCCTCCAGATCAACTTCAACCCCCGACTGCTGCCATCAAAGGGAAACGTCTCCATCATATCCCAGAGCGGTGGGATGGGGCTTTCCATCATCTCCAAGCTGAGGGAAGAGGGAGTTGGAATGAGCAAGTGGATCGGGGTGGGAAACAGGACGCTGCTCGACTTCCCAGAGTTCCTTGAATATCTTGCCAAGGATGAGTCCACAACTGTCATAGGGGCCTTCATGGAGGGTACGGAAAGGGCCAAGCAATTCTGCGAGCTCGCAGCAAGGATCGTTCCCCACAAGCCTGTGGTGGTCTACAAGATGGGCAAGAGCGCCTCCGTGGACTATCTGGCGGTAACCCACACCGGGACCGGTATCGGGAAGA
This region of Methanomassiliicoccales archaeon genomic DNA includes:
- a CDS encoding ExsB family transcriptional regulator: FYKTVFGRIVKESKAKYLLQGTNFTDVEETVAGIKRQHNILEQLGIDTKKEYGYKVIEPIIQLRKSGVRSVGKVLGLPEEIFKSPPFPGPALATRVIGEVTPERVATVRKATVIVEQELKGIGAFQYLAILHEDRVTGIRDKKRDFGLQIEIRCWDSTDAVNATPTNLPFEKLTRLANRITAEVPGVVSVTYNLATKPPSTIEAI
- a CDS encoding Lrp/AsnC family transcriptional regulator; the encoded protein is MVIAYILVTSREPPSCNSFNVRDQLLKLDIVKEAHVVFGQYDLIVKAEISNLDDLKKLIFEDIRSNECVQTTTTLSVIP
- a CDS encoding nitroreductase family protein, with protein sequence MPPSSEIEPDRVYSKPSKSFDECVDARTSVRKYKPDALSDYIINETLKIGNRAPSAGNLQARDFIIVVDKEKKKALASAAFGQKFLAEAPAVIVCCANMSKIETQYQDRGKELYVLQDVASSVSYMELYLVSKGYGSCWVGCFDEAIVSEILKLPDHVRPIVLLTVGKPGRDRRSKPGRVDIKQLTHREKW
- a CDS encoding DUF5305 domain-containing protein yields the protein MSSINDLSKLANDYFLRIFHTRISEKDVFFIVDSGTVYQFAIDGENEVSAQDS
- a CDS encoding carboxymuconolactone decarboxylase family protein — translated: MTDTMEPIEENEQDSVVKERLEKIRKVYGFTPLVSEVLSERGDIFIPFTDLTASVFFRPKHLDQKTVELAAISSAAALASEHCLGVHIEQAKSLGVTEEEIFEAMMVGSMMSMNRSQSIAFRKFKDSRSREE
- a CDS encoding ABC transporter ATP-binding protein, whose product is MPIISCKDLTKTYITGNIRVEALRGITLEIKKGEMVAIMGPSGCGKTTLLNCLSGLDEVTSGKIWVEDIDLTTLDDNQKTNFRANRMGFVFQFYNLLPVLSATENVELPLLICGSKDNEARSRAQQLLDRVGLKERATQRPAALSGGERQRVAIARALVNNPAIVFADEPTGDLDKKTAEGVVSLLRQLNKEQEQTFVLVTHDPEVGASCDRIIHMRDGLIMNDGGTDGISQKIEETG
- a CDS encoding FtsX-like permease family protein, yielding MTRLSMAIVSLILVILFIDALLMLSFPDALLVGIALIVVFILIDARWNRVLFLMGRRNILRRKGTTALVVCGLMVGTAIISASFVVGDTLDNMIVGETTKGSAGVDFVIESPGEQGTRLFNDTVMTSLEDDLLGIDNVQFVQSFVESSASVLDNETQLSNADVRFMGLTPGLLSSYSLVDQSGEQISSVPNEGEAYINGKLATELDAAQGDHLTLFTGNTSLNLVVQRIAKYEQLGSFDLEPHVYLDLGTAQNLTGHPDHKNILFVSLGSHQISDIDKAREDINSTLQTYQVEGFKITEDKQQSIEDGLENMATYTSLFFMLGSFSVIAGIVLIANIFTMLGEERKSEMGISRAIGMKRSHLIRVFTYEGMLYAAMAAGIGTLAGLALAYVLVSMAAGVFNLGDFPLAEYFTFTPFSLAIAYLIGFLLTLLVVYIATRRISTLNIVRAIRNIPEPPLARNDRRSLMMGIVLCLGGAALVIMGVLMESQLFCMGGLSCVTISLGFLHRELLGDRIAWNMAAIATLIIWLPLPFEIFPYEGFIELFVLAGIFMVSAALILVMFNSNGIIWFFTKILRARKGYRAVIKTAISYPLKSKFRTALSVFIFGLVIFTVTTLSVMSGILGVGIPKMAAETSGGFDIIAFTNPSTPLEEGLWDYTNTSSSFLDGANITNVVSLDSGRGLMNSLVETSSGEFIRNETPYNILGFESTLITEGKYWLADWNKDRFASEKEVWDAVLADTSLVIVDGSMLISEMSDFMPGPRAEIGDEISVTTSNGTYSFTVVGIMKQPVLTGMFVSHEFTGQSMNIRYSGVYLIKIEEGLDVDRQAALLEREFLAYGMQTIPVDTVAKEIVQQINGVFTLFRAFLGLGLIIGISGLGIITIRSIRERRLEIGMMRAIGYTKRMVVTNFALESSFISFLGIVLGSLLGISVGYTVYLEAFQEIGYDFVIPWGEIIIVGIGAFLATLLSVFPAARGASKVSPAEVLRFE
- a CDS encoding MFS transporter — its product is MAPLDSTIVSVSLPTIAQDLSMDYAEIIWVPTAYLLALSVLILTMGRFSDIRGRKPVFVGGFLIFVLGSLLCSLSQTGAELIVFRIMQGIGAAFIGATATAIVTDVFPKEERGKALGVNVMAVYVGLSLGPPLGGILTHAFGWQSIFYINIPIGILVIALAMIIMRESKLETGRERFDVAGLVLFSVALSTLLVELTLGEQWGWIGLESVMLILISGLCWIGFILVERRMGQRALLDLRLFTHNRLFAYANLSALLNYASYFGVSFMISFYLQQVLDLTVLEAGTILLTMPVTMAVLSPFAGWLSDKLGSRSLASGGMFIIAFGLLWLSFIGLSSPVWFVVMGLVIIGLGMGMFSSPNTSAVMGSVERRQLGVASGTVATMRFVGQSMSLAIMGAIVASIAGMASLSGLFSGLPMDIGIDASAFVEGLRAAFLVSAGIAMIGGFTSLARGKKV